A window from Sus scrofa isolate TJ Tabasco breed Duroc chromosome 2, Sscrofa11.1, whole genome shotgun sequence encodes these proteins:
- the LOC100523534 gene encoding olfactory receptor 4B1-like: protein MAPTNNVTELIITGLFEDPEVQRVCFVVFLPVYLATVVGNGLIVLTVKVSQSLHSPMYFFLSYLSLVEISYSSTVAPKFIADLLSKVKTISLEGCVAQIFFFHFFGVTEIFLLTVMAYDRYVAICKPLHYTVIMSQAVCHRLVAGSWLGGFFHSMVQIIVTVRLPFCGPNVIDHYFCDLHPLFKLACTDTSVEGLVVLANSGLISIFSFLILVSSYIVILVNLRNHSAEGRRKALSTCASHVTVVVLFFGPAIFLYMRPSSTFTEDKLVAVFYTVVTPMLNPIIYTLRNAEVKIAMRRLWGRKVNSGVE from the coding sequence ATGGCGCCTACAAATAATGTGACTGAGTTGATTATCACTGGTCTTTTTGAGGATCCAGAGGTGCAGAGGGTGTGCTTTGTAGTGTTTCTTCCTGTGTACCTGGCCACAGTGGTGGGCAATGGCCTCATTGTTCTGACGGTCAAAGTCAGTCAGAGTCTGCattcccccatgtacttcttcctgagTTACCTGTCCCTGGTGGAGATCAGCTACTCCTCTACTGTTGCCCCCAAGTTCATCGCAGACTTGCTTTCCAAGGTTAAGACCATCTCCCTGGAGGGCTGTGTGGCTCAGATATTCTTCTTCCACTTCTTTGGCGTTACTGAGATCTTCTTGCTCACAGTAATGGCCTacgaccgctatgtggccatctgcaaaccccttcACTACACAGTCATCATGAGCCAGGCTGTGTGTCACCGTCTGGTGGCTGGTTCCTGGCTGGGGGGCTTTTTTCACTCCATGGTTCAGATTATTGTCACAGTCCGATTGCCCTTCTGTGGTCCCAATGTGATTGACCACTACTTCTGTGACCTCCACCCCTTATTCAAGCTCGCCTGCACTGACACCTCTGTGGAGGGGCTTGTTGTGTTGGCCAACAGTGGATTAATCTCTATCTTCTCCTTTCTCATCTTGGTGTCCTCCTATATTGTCATCCTGGTCAACTTGAGGAACCATTCTGCAGAGGGAAGGCgcaaagccctctccacctgtgCCTCTCACGTCACGGTGGTCGTGTTGTTCTTTGGACCTGCCATCTTCCTCTACATGAGACCCTCCTCCACCTTCACTGAGGACAAACTGGTGGCCGTGTTTtacacagtggtcacccccatgctgaaccccatCATCTACACCCTCAGAAATGCAGAGGTGAAAATCGCCATGAGGAGGTTGTGGGGCAGGAAAGTGAACTCGGGggtggaataa